The Tepidisphaeraceae bacterium genome includes a region encoding these proteins:
- a CDS encoding beta-galactosidase — protein MCLPSAATGAPAAPMGAATDVAVLVDANTIDVRDAATNQRRYRVKLEGPAAPRVRLLVADAAASTPGPELLTVREDGYVDVFPLPDGPAQPLKRLGVIALQRASGDLRVVGAAMPSAPATVALIALRDDAGQIRVTSFDIVPDAQAWRGRSSKSVTLKGAGRASINIDGRSMELTPAAVGVRVTGEGIADAILRDDLPATALPPIAQPASVTRTATWQASYGDDDRLVDLRPLLQQFEARDGTATDPEGSAAGFVLAKDEPRLVLPLNVALSPGTTGLGLWMTERRDNGVRFMLRQGGVRRYVESGYTEGTVSGPNQFFWVSHQAGVLAWHLRRGHLAMPVPASGAEVVLESIEIVRRKPETTISIGPLIVTTTAAPEHATRVWKLKNHNSPKTDSTFWTSDRFYDYGFEAEARLRPSAWRLALGNDPAKPVSRLRAVLRTTTGEPIWSTSLAQVEELDRPIDLPRLPVGCYTLELTAFNTAEAVVGNTDFNYQVLRDDGAPATLPRDGAAAYPWKLSGLKLGGPAASVGQPLRSTVDAATLLTGRSGPVTLTWSVKDVEGREQAAGSAALTAAAPSATLDLPTARGGGFTLTIRFTATDGAHLDGTDYVYGVDAPLAPSMPATSVLPKPTTRPLVLSQTKVTEDPEHTQRLPQSTLPNLVEWAYAHETVPSFLIFWRELEPVEGCYNWDAIDRYLAFATDGRQAAIGVNFSGDNLPEWLWFEELLSQNQQTIHHDYHYASPLGPRVRAAQERLWRAVVTRYQRDPRVVSYALQAGPSEGFITDTPPKIADYSEHAVKAFRAYLRTRYESIGKLNAAWSATFASFDVVRPPIPDFSLAWETSVAWYDFHNFKLGFVPDYLDALQRLTRAIDPDRPVYMYAKEGFGPPGLLGPVFKRNRYIYSNGGGENRSSFVQASIMRGHGVNVMVEPGQVQANVGTIARLSFYSLLAGGYGGHNLQWGLVWAKKPHIGMPEYNAVGALCKAMSQHAGTLATLRPAVTWAGYYSSTTELLQSRSMRCLLYDGVRDLNDASQTVLATPCAWVDDVSPLEVLSKYPLIVDGGSRVLTPASADTIEAYVRGGGVFVCDVTAGMHQPTTAKRTDHLLARFGFEVDPAIDARAATIDVGGGVSLKLESVSTLRPLPSDAKVIIRNASGDPVVVERPLGRGRVIVVAGQLDRRASAAWIGGLVAQHAGIAPYKVAGDRVLSGMMRGDDGATFVVLHPMAYVDGREVAQASLDDISRAGDATVTIGGLPANAKCVDLISGRALDVRDGVADITLPRGLLAVVRISEK, from the coding sequence ATGTGTTTACCCAGCGCGGCTACCGGCGCCCCTGCCGCGCCGATGGGGGCAGCGACCGACGTCGCCGTACTGGTGGACGCCAACACCATCGACGTACGCGACGCTGCGACCAATCAGCGCCGCTACCGCGTGAAGTTGGAGGGCCCGGCCGCCCCACGTGTACGACTGCTCGTCGCCGATGCGGCGGCGAGCACGCCCGGCCCTGAACTGCTGACGGTGCGCGAGGACGGTTACGTCGACGTCTTCCCGTTGCCCGATGGGCCCGCACAGCCATTGAAGCGACTCGGCGTCATCGCGTTGCAACGCGCAAGCGGTGACCTGCGCGTCGTCGGCGCCGCCATGCCTTCGGCACCGGCAACGGTCGCGTTGATCGCGTTGCGCGACGATGCCGGGCAGATCCGCGTCACTTCGTTCGACATCGTGCCTGACGCGCAGGCCTGGCGCGGCCGTTCTTCCAAATCGGTGACCCTTAAAGGTGCAGGGCGTGCTTCCATCAACATTGATGGGAGATCGATGGAACTGACGCCCGCAGCGGTCGGCGTACGGGTGACGGGCGAGGGCATAGCGGATGCGATTTTGCGCGATGATCTTCCCGCCACCGCACTGCCACCCATCGCGCAACCGGCGTCGGTGACGAGGACGGCGACTTGGCAGGCGAGCTATGGCGACGACGATCGGCTGGTCGACCTTCGTCCGCTGCTTCAGCAGTTCGAGGCGCGCGATGGCACGGCGACCGATCCTGAGGGGTCCGCCGCTGGCTTCGTGCTGGCCAAGGACGAGCCGCGCCTCGTGCTGCCGTTGAACGTCGCCCTGTCGCCGGGCACCACGGGCTTGGGCCTTTGGATGACCGAGCGCCGCGACAACGGCGTGCGGTTCATGCTGCGTCAGGGTGGCGTGCGACGCTACGTCGAAAGCGGCTACACCGAGGGCACGGTGAGCGGGCCGAACCAGTTCTTCTGGGTAAGCCATCAGGCCGGCGTGCTCGCGTGGCACCTGCGCCGCGGTCACCTTGCCATGCCCGTGCCAGCCAGCGGGGCTGAAGTCGTGTTGGAGTCGATTGAGATCGTCCGCCGAAAGCCTGAAACGACGATCAGCATCGGCCCGCTCATCGTCACCACGACGGCCGCCCCGGAGCACGCGACGCGCGTCTGGAAGTTGAAGAACCACAACTCGCCCAAGACCGACAGCACGTTCTGGACGAGCGACCGCTTCTACGACTATGGCTTCGAGGCCGAAGCGCGCCTGCGTCCGTCAGCATGGCGACTGGCGCTGGGCAACGATCCCGCCAAACCCGTAAGCCGCCTGCGAGCCGTGCTGCGGACGACCACTGGCGAACCGATCTGGTCGACCAGCCTCGCGCAGGTGGAAGAGTTGGACCGCCCGATCGACCTGCCCCGGTTGCCGGTGGGTTGCTATACGCTTGAACTGACCGCCTTCAACACCGCGGAGGCAGTGGTCGGCAATACCGATTTCAACTATCAGGTCCTACGCGACGATGGCGCCCCTGCAACGCTGCCGCGAGATGGGGCCGCGGCGTACCCGTGGAAGCTGTCCGGCCTGAAGCTGGGTGGCCCGGCGGCCTCGGTAGGTCAGCCGCTGCGATCTACGGTCGACGCAGCTACGCTACTGACAGGTCGGTCGGGCCCGGTGACACTGACGTGGAGCGTGAAGGACGTCGAGGGGCGCGAGCAGGCGGCCGGGTCGGCGGCGCTCACCGCAGCCGCGCCGTCGGCCACGCTGGACCTGCCCACCGCCCGCGGCGGTGGCTTTACGCTGACCATACGGTTCACCGCGACCGACGGCGCGCACTTGGACGGCACCGATTACGTATACGGCGTCGACGCGCCGCTGGCGCCTTCCATGCCCGCCACGTCCGTCCTTCCCAAGCCCACCACGCGCCCGCTCGTGCTCAGTCAGACCAAGGTGACCGAAGATCCCGAGCACACACAGCGGTTGCCGCAATCCACATTGCCGAACCTGGTCGAGTGGGCGTACGCGCACGAGACGGTGCCATCGTTCCTGATCTTCTGGCGTGAGTTGGAGCCGGTCGAGGGGTGCTACAACTGGGACGCCATCGACCGCTACCTCGCCTTCGCCACCGACGGCCGGCAGGCGGCGATCGGCGTGAACTTCAGCGGCGACAACCTGCCCGAATGGCTATGGTTCGAGGAACTGCTGAGCCAGAACCAGCAGACGATCCACCACGACTACCACTACGCCAGCCCGCTTGGCCCGCGCGTTCGCGCGGCACAGGAACGGCTGTGGCGGGCCGTGGTGACGCGGTACCAACGCGACCCGCGCGTCGTGTCGTACGCGTTGCAGGCCGGGCCGAGCGAGGGCTTCATCACCGACACCCCACCGAAGATCGCCGACTACAGCGAGCATGCCGTGAAGGCGTTCCGCGCGTACCTGCGCACGCGCTACGAATCGATCGGCAAGCTCAATGCGGCGTGGAGCGCCACCTTCGCATCGTTCGACGTGGTTCGCCCGCCGATCCCGGACTTCTCGCTCGCGTGGGAGACGTCGGTCGCGTGGTACGACTTCCACAACTTCAAGCTCGGGTTCGTGCCCGATTACCTCGATGCCCTCCAGCGCCTCACGCGCGCAATCGACCCGGACCGCCCTGTCTATATGTACGCCAAGGAGGGCTTCGGCCCGCCCGGTTTGCTCGGGCCGGTGTTCAAACGCAACCGCTACATCTACAGCAACGGCGGTGGTGAGAATCGATCGTCGTTCGTGCAGGCCAGCATCATGCGCGGGCACGGCGTGAACGTGATGGTCGAGCCCGGGCAGGTGCAGGCCAACGTCGGTACCATCGCGCGCCTTTCCTTCTATTCGCTGTTGGCTGGTGGGTACGGTGGGCACAACCTTCAATGGGGACTAGTGTGGGCGAAGAAGCCGCACATCGGCATGCCGGAATACAACGCCGTTGGCGCGCTCTGCAAGGCGATGTCGCAGCATGCGGGCACGCTGGCAACGCTGCGCCCCGCGGTCACGTGGGCGGGATATTACTCATCGACCACCGAACTGCTCCAGTCTCGCTCGATGCGCTGCCTGTTGTACGACGGCGTGCGCGACTTGAACGACGCGTCTCAGACTGTGCTCGCCACGCCATGCGCCTGGGTGGATGATGTGAGCCCGCTCGAGGTCCTGTCCAAGTACCCGCTCATCGTCGATGGCGGAAGCCGCGTGTTGACGCCCGCGTCGGCCGACACGATCGAGGCGTACGTTCGTGGCGGTGGCGTTTTTGTCTGCGATGTGACTGCGGGCATGCATCAGCCCACGACCGCCAAACGGACCGACCACCTGCTGGCGCGGTTCGGGTTCGAGGTCGACCCTGCAATCGACGCGCGCGCCGCAACTATCGATGTGGGTGGCGGCGTCAGCCTCAAGCTCGAGTCGGTCAGCACGCTACGGCCGCTGCCGTCCGACGCGAAAGTGATCATCAGGAATGCGTCTGGAGACCCGGTGGTTGTCGAGCGCCCGCTCGGCCGCGGCCGCGTCATTGTGGTCGCGGGTCAACTGGACCGGCGCGCCTCGGCGGCATGGATCGGCGGGCTCGTCGCGCAGCATGCAGGCATCGCGCCGTACAAAGTGGCGGGCGACCGCGTCCTGTCAGGCATGATGCGCGGCGACGACGGCGCCACGTTCGTGGTGCTGCACCCCATGGCCTACGTGGATGGTCGCGAGGTGGCGCAGGCATCCCTCGACGACATTAGTAGAGCCGGCGACGCCACCGTTACGATCGGCGGTCTTCCCGCAAACGCTAAATGCGTCGACCTGATCAGCGGCCGCGCCCTCGACGTGCGCGACGGCGTCGCCGACATCACCCTGCCGCGCGGACTGCTGGCGGTGGTGCGCATCAGCGAGAAGTAG